The stretch of DNA TGGTTTCTTTTAACAGATATGCTTTCAGTGTATTGTCTCCATTTAATACCTTAGAAATTTTGCCATTATATGAGTGGATTTCTGAGGCGTTTATCCCCTTTTATCGGGGTTAGTTTTGTTTCAAAATCACCACGCCCGAATAGACCGGTCGTCTAGTGAAAGGGCTAAAAAAAATGCTACTCTATCATCATGCTGCTGATACTTGATTTTGTGTGTTCTACTGCGTTACGCACAGGTTCTACACTGCGATTTATAACCGCCCGCTGTATGGCGCCGGACATAAGGTCATGTATAAGCTGGGCTTCCGACGCACAGTTAAAGTTTGCAGGGAGCTGGTTTGCTGCGACAGCCTCCTCGAGGACCTCGCAGAAAATACTGATCCAGTCTTCAAAACCTTGGGCAAGTTCCTTTCGCATATATTCACTGAGATCAGACACTTCAGAGGCCAGCTTTAACGCAAGGCAGGGGAATGTACCCGCAGTGGACTGAATGTAATCAATGCTTCCATCCAGATATATAAAGAGTCGCTTTAGTGGGTCTGACTCATTATCTTTACATATAAGCATTTGACGCTTATTTTCACATGCCTGATCCATGTAATGCTTGATCATCTCAGTACCAAACTTCTCTTTGGACTCAAAGTAATGGTAAAACGAACCTTTCGGAACTTTTGCGACAGTAAGTATCTGCTTCAGGCCGACGGAGTGAAAACTCTTTTCCAGCATGATTTCTTCAGCGGCATCTAAAATGCGATCTTTTGTTGTTTGTCTATCTTTCACACAAGCAGGAATAGACCAGTCGTCTAAAAAAAGCAAGAGAAAAGTAATAGCTAACTAATTTTTAACTTAAGACCATTGTTGAGCTTGCCCTATTAAATAAAGGAGTAATCCACTAGTTTTACTGGTGGGTCCCAGCTACGCTTTGCATGTATGTTGGTGATAAAAGCTGAATATCTCCTTATCATCCCGTGGTGGCGACTCGGAAGGGTAAAGAAAAGTATGAATCTGATAGTTTTTTATTCTCTCATGGTTCTTTTGAAGTAATTTTTTTTCCAAACATGGTATCGAATTTTCCGAACATGATATCGAGCCGATAGACGTGTGCGGGATAGGCAAGCATCTCATCTAGTTCTACGACCCTGAGGAAGTTACGGCCACCCGGACCGATGTTATGAGCGTTTCGTCCTGCATTGTCGGGAAAAGCTTCAAATATTCCAAAAGTTGTGTCGGAGAACCGGAGGCTAAACCATGGACCGGTGTCTGGTTCTTGCTCGACGCCGGCTAAAATGTCCCGGAGGAATTGTTCTACTTTGTCGCCCTTTCCGGGCTTGGCTTCAAGATTGATATAGTAGGCTTTACGCCCCGGTGTGTTGTCTACGCCACTCAGAACACAGCCTGGGCGGACCTCAAGTTGCTCGGTTTTGTGACCGCGATTGGGACCGGGTGATGTTGCGGCTTCATGGTTTATCGTATTTTGGATCATGTGAGTCTCCTTAGTTAATCGTTTGTTTTCCAGTTGAAATGAACGACTGCGCCAGTGCAAGCGGGCTCAGCCACGGACTGGCAACAAAAATTTTGCCAGCTATCTTAATTGTAGACTTTTCTATCTGCCACGTGATAATAATTACATTTGAAACATTACCTACCTGCCACATGGTAGATTTAATTCTAGAGGTCAAAATGGACTTTGTCAACACCAGTTTTAACATGGAAGTGAGTTCAAACTCTCGGGAGAAGATATTGGCAGCTGCCAGAAGGGTAGCGCAGGCACACGGCTACAGCGGATTGAACTTTCGTGATCTCGCGAAAGATGTAGGCATTAAAGCCGCGAGCATCTACTATTACTTCCCAAGCAAGGAAGATCTCGGCGCAGCGGTAGCTAAGCGCTATTGGGAGGACTTAGCGGCCGTTCTGGAGTCGCTGCTGGGCGAATCCTCGGACCCGTTCCTCGCCCTGCGCCAATATCACGATATGTTTCGCAAGGCGCTTGAGAATGATAATCGCATATGTCTCTGCAGCTTTATGGCTGCCGAATATGACGACCTGCCAGAGTCGGTGAAAAAAGAGGTCCAGACCTTTGCCGATGTCAATGTGGCGTGGCTGAGCAAGGTTCTATCCGCTGCGGCCGTGGTCAGCTCCCAGGAGAGTGAACAGCGGGCTCGCGCTATCTTCGCTGCCCTCGCAGGCGCACAGCTCATTGCTAGGAGCCGCTCAGATATTTCACTCTATGACGATATAATCGATAGCTACGGTGTAGCTGGTCTTTTACCGGTAAGCAACCACACTTTGGTTCGCTGAAATACAGCCAATGTGGGTTCTATCTCAAACAGGAACACTTCTGCAGGTTTTCGGACTGACTACAGGTAACGAGAGGATATGGGGTCATCCATTAAAAGGCTGTAGGCAATGGCAAAAACGTACCCTATGCAAGAAAAAAGATTTTGAAAAGAAAAGAGAAACTATATTGGTATTGGTCTGAAAAATTTGAAAAACTCCAAATTGGAGCTGATTTTGAGCATCGCTCACCATGATCCCGCAACACAATTTAAAAAGTCAATCCCAATAAGGGGTTTGAAGCCTGCTCGGGTCTACACTAAAGAAAGGGGCGCAACTCTGATCGTTGGCTCCAGTAAAGATTAAGCCTCACAGTGTGTTATCACGTTGTGAGGCTTTTTGTGTTTCAGATATGTATAAAGTAGCCATGATCCAGAAGAGGATATGCAACCTCTTCAAATGAGACTGCCTCAAAGATTGTACAAATTCATGTTGGGAGACTGGTTCAAGTCCATGTCCGGCCTGATGTGTTCTTTGGCCAACCGGCGGACATCATCCATGGTCTTTGCCGTGGAAAAGGTAGCCAGCAGGCTGTGACCAAATTGGAAATTGGCGGCAAAATAGGGTATGAACATCCTAAATCGTTTGAGTCCTCGGATAGGATCAAACTCCTGTTCCAAGGCTGTGGCCAGACGCAGGACGTAGTCCTGAAAAATAGTGTCGTCCGGCATGTAACCTGCTGTCCATTGGGCAAAGAGCCAAGGCCGGGCTATAGCCATACGTCCTACAGACACTCCATCGCAGCCTGTCGTGGCTAGCATATCATGACAGTGATGCTGGGTTGTCACATTGCCGTTACCAAAGACGGGAATGGAAACCGCTTCCTTGATGAAGCGGATGTGGTCAATGATTGGGGGACGGGTGCGCTTGTCCGGGGACACGCGCGGGTGGAAAACTAGGCAATCGGCTCCTGCTGCCTCAAGTTCTTTGGCCAGATCCACTGCCGGTCCGATCTCCTTGGACCAGCCGGTGCGGAATTTGACAAAAACAGGAATGGACACAGCCTTTCGTACTGCTTTCACCACAGCTACGGCTTTCTCAGGGGTCTTGAGCAGGGCCGCCCCTGCCTCGCGTTTGATCATTCCCCGTGCGGAGCAACCCATGTTGATGTCAACGCCAAAGAATCCCTCTCGTTCCACGCGCTCTGCTGCAATCACCAACTCGTCTGGCGTAGAGCCTGCCAATTGGCATACCAAGCTGGGGAGTTCCCACTTATGCCACCGGAATACTGGGGATATCTTGGGGTTCTCTGTTGGCACAGCCTTGGCACTGCACATTTCCGTAAAGGCCAAGCCGCAGGAGCCGTAGTGGGCCAGAACCTGACGAAAGGCACTGTGGGTCAATCCAGCCATGGGGGCTAGCCACAGGCGATTGGAGATGGTTTTTCCGCCAATAGTAATGGGGGTGTTGAGTTGGTCCGCCAGCTTGGGAAAATGTGGAGGGATGGATTTGTTCATGGGAGCTGCAATACTGGTTGATGGTGTCATGTGGTGCAGCGTTACGTATCCTGTTGTTGCATGATGGGCAAGTATTGAGATCCACTGTCAGCAAATTTGCGCGCAAAACTAGATATCTTTAGGGCGGTTCCGGTAGGTTTGAAGTTCGCCTAGATTGCGAAATATCTTGTTAATAATGGTTTACATATAAGATGTAAGCTTTTTTTACAGGTATCATTGTATTTGATCAAACCTCACGGAATTATTTTTAAAAATAAGGTACAAGGGTAAAAAGAGCTTATTTGTAATTTTGTGAGAATAATATTCATTAAAATAGTCTAAAAATGACATTTATGTGCCAATTGAGGTAGAAAACTATTGCAAACAGGCTGGCGATCAAGGAGACTAATCCGAATTTAAAGAATTTCAAATACCTCCCGAGTGATGCCATGCAGTATGAGATGATCCAGCAAGTAATGAATTGTGTTAGCTATGCTATTGTAGTTGTTGATACAAATTGTATTGTAACTAATATGAATAACGTGGCCATGGATTTTCTTAAGCGGCATGACAGGGCTGCCGTCATCGGCATTGATTCAAAGTTTATACTTCCGATTGCAACTCCTTTTATAAAACAGGGTTTAGCTTCAGAGGATTTTAAAAATGGGACTGGCAGAATTGTAAAAAAAGGAGCCGAGCTTTTTTTTGAAATAACCCCTCTGATCGTGGCCGGCGTGCTTAAAGGAGCTGTCATCAGTCTTCAGAAGCCATCCCGTTTCGAAGAACTGGCGGTTGAACTCAGCTCTTTTCAAGAAATGGCAATTACCCTGCAAGCTATTTTTGACTCATCAAGTGACGGTATATGGGTTACCAGCGGCGACGGCATAGTTACCAATATAAATAAAGCTTCGGAAAACCTTAACGGAGTGAAGGCCGGTAAAGTCCTTGGAAAGAGAATTGATGTGATCGTCAAGCAGGGTTTTGTTGATGTATCTGTCTCCAAGGAGGTTTTGGAAAAAAAACGTCAGGTCAGTATGCTTCAAAACATAACTAAAACAGGGCGGCAACTGCTTTGTACCGGTACTCCGGTTTTTGATAAGAAAGGTACTCTTTCCATGGTTGTTGTGAACGAAAGAGATGTGACTGAATTGCTTGATCTTCGGGAACATTTGAAGACTGCCAGAGAAATTACCGAAAAAGCCCGTAAGGAAATCACCAGTCTCAATATGCTGGAACTCGGAAAAGGAGCTTTCATCGCTGAAAGTAAATCCATACGCCGTTTGCTTGGTAGTGCTCTCAAATTGTCCCAGTTGGAGGTGTCGGGTATTTTGTTGCTTGGAGAATCCGGTACAGGCAAATCGCTAATGGCAAAACTTCTGCATCAGCAGAGTCCTAGAGCGTCAGGGCCTTTTTTGGCAATCAACTGTGCGGCGGTTCCCGAACAGCTCTTTGAAGCGGAACTTTTCGGTTATGAAAAAGGAGCTTTCACGGGAGCAAGGGAGACAGGCAAAGCCGGACTAATGGCTCTTGCTGACGGCGGAACTTTTTTTCTTGATGAAGTTGGCGAAATGCCCCCCTCGGTTCAGGCTAAACTGCTTAAGTGTATCGATGAAAAAGAATTTACTCCGCTAGGCGGCTCAACTCCCAAAAAAATTAATTGTGTCATAATCGCTGCTACCAATAAAGATCTGGAAGAGCAGGTGACTAAAAAGCAGTTCCGTAAAGATCTTTTTTACCGATTAAATGTATTTACCCTGACCATGCCTCCCCTGCGCGAAAGAGTAGAAGATATTTTCGCGCTGGCAACCGCGTTTCTAAAAAAATACAATGAAAGGTACGGTAAATTTAAAACCTTCTCTCCTAAGAGTTTAAGAACTCTACAAAATTATTCATTTCCCGGTAATATTCGTGAGCTGGACAGTCTTATCAAAAAAGGTGTTGCAGTGGCTGAAGAGCAGTTACTGGATAACTATCTTGAGCAAAGTCTTAATGGTGCTGAGGGTGGCGAAGTTAGCTTTGAACGCGGAGCATCCCTTCAGGAAGCGCTTGATAAAGTTGAACGCGATATTCTTATTGAAGCTAAGAAGACATGCGGAACCACACGTGAAATGGCTGAATATCTAAATACAAGTCAGCCTTCAGTTGTGCGAAAGCTGAAAAAGCATGGACTTAACCACTCTAAGTGATCTTTGATTCATAAATGTATCAACATCTATGTAGTACAGTCTTTTCTGCAATATGCCATTATATAAGTGTTTATTTAATAAATACGCTGCTTAAAATATTTATCTGATCATATTTCAGTTAATTTAAGATTCAAATTTGAATCAAAAAACTCTTAAAAATCTTTTATATGTGATTTTTGATTCATATTTGAATCAAAAATGGCTTAAATTGAAGCTTTTGTTTATGTTATCTATCTGTTTTTATTATATAATTTTATGTGGCACAGGAGATGCATTATGTGACCAAACACAAAAAAGGACGGTTAAACAGATGAGTAAGACAGAAAAGCTCTTGGAAAGAAGAAACAAGGCAGTCGCTCTGGGAGTCGGCAACTTGGGTCCGATTTTCGCAGATCATGCCTCAAATTCCACCATTACAGATGTGGACGGGGAAGAGTACATTGATTTTGTTGGCGGAATCGGAGTCAACAATGTCGGCCATTGTAATGAAAAGGTTGTCGCCGCAATCACGGCGCAGGCTGAAAAACTGGTCCATTCCTGTTTTCACATTGCCATGTATGAGCCATATGTCGCTCTGGCGGAAAAGCTTATCGAAATGACTCCAGGAAACTTTGAAAAGAAGGCTGTCCTTCTTAACAGTGGGGCCGAAGCTGTTGAGAATGCAGTTAAAATTGCAAGACTTGCCAGTGGTAAAAGTGGAATTGTCGTTTATGAAGGCGGCTTCCACGGTAGAACATTACTCACCATGAGTATGACCAGCAAGGTTAAACCATACAAATTGGGTTTTGGTCCTTACGCACCTGAAATTTACAGAATTCCTTATCCTTATTGTTACCGCTGTCCTTACGGTAAAGAATATCCTTCCTGCGATGTATATTGCGCTGAGCAGTTCAAAAAATGGTTTATCGGCAATGCCGCTCCTGAAAACATTGCGGCACTGGTGGCCGAACCTATCGCAGGTGAAGGCGGATTCCTTGTTCCTCCTCCAGAATATTTCCCCAGAATAAAAGAGATATGTGCTGACAACGGCATTTATTTCGTTGCCGATGAAATTCAGAGCGGTGGCGGCCGTACAGGTAAGATGTGCGCCATGGAGCACTGGGGAGTCGAAGCTGACCTCGTCACTATGGCTAAGAGTATCGGCGGCGGAATGCCTATCTCTGCTGTTGTCGGTAAAAAAGAAATTATGGACGCCGTGCATCCCGGCGGACTCGGCGGAACTTACGGCGGAAACCCCGTGTCATGTGCTGCCGCCTTAGCATCTATTGAATCCCTCGAAGATGGCGGTATCCTTGAAAAAGGACAGGTGCTTGGTGATAAACTTAAAAAAACCTTCCTTGCATGGCAGGACAAGTATTCAATCATAGGTGAAGTGCGCGGACTTGGTGCAATGATCGCTCTTGAAATAGTGGCTGATCGTGAAAGCAAAACTCCTGATGCAGTTGTGACCAAAAAGATTGTCGCTGATGTTGTTAAAAAGAAATTACTCCTTCTCTCCTGCGGAAACTTCGGCAATGTACTTAGAGTACTGGTCCCTCTTTCTGTAGACGAGGAAACTTTGAATAAAGGTCTTTCCATTCTTGAAGAGGCAATTGCAGAATATAGTTAATAATTAAAGAGGCCTGTTCATTTTACAGGCCTCTTTCTTTTTATAAACACCACATTTAAAAGGAGATTAAAGATGAAAATTTTTAAATCGCTTGTGGGTACGGGACTTCTCTGTGCCTTAGTGCTTGGTTTCAGTTCATTTGCTTTGGCCACCGAGACGGTCAAAGTAGGTAACATCCTTCCTCTTTCCGGTCCATCTGCGGCAGTAGGTCAGCAGGGTAAACAGGCCAGAGAGATGGCTGTTGAAGAGATCAATGCTGCCGGGGGTATTAAAGCTCTCGGAGGTGCAAAGCTGGAAATGTTTTATGCAGATTCCAAAAGTGACCCGAATGTAGGTGTTACCGCGGCAGAAAGATTAATCAATACTGAAAAAGTCAACGTTCTCAGCGGTTGCTGGAACTCAGGTGTAACTTATCCTTCCACTGCTGTTGCTGAACGTTACGGCATTCCTTTCATCGTTCCTGTTTCAGTAAGAGATACCATCACTGAACGCGGATTCAAAAATGTTTTCCGTATTGCCGCTAAAGATTCATGGTGGGCAAGAGATCAGTTCGCGTTCCTTAAAGATATCTCCAAGGAATTCGGAACTGAACTTAAAACTATCGCAATGGTTTATGAAAACGGCGACTGGGGAACCGGTCTTGCCGCTCAGTGGAAAAAGCTTATCGAAAAGAGCGGATACAAAGTCGTTCTTGATGAACCATATCCTTCCAGCGCAACTGACCTTACTCCTGTTGTTAACAAGATCCGCCGTGCAAGACCTGATGTTCTTCTGCTCGTTTCCAACGCAGCAGACGCTGTTTTGCTGACCAACACTATGGCTGATTACAGAGTCCGTCCAAAAGTAATCCTCGGAACAGGCGGCGGCCATGCTGATCCTACCTTCCTTAGCGGAACCAAAGATAATGCGCAGTACATCTTTGATATCGTCGAATGGGAAACTGACGTTAATAAGCCCGGTGTTAAGGAAGTTAACGCTAAGTACAAAGCTGAATACGGCAACAACTTAACCGGTGAAGCTGTAGATGCTTACGTATCAATGTATGTTCTTGCCGATGCACTTGAAAGAGCCGGTTCCGCTTCCCCAGATAAATTGCGCGCTGCTTTAGCTGCAACAAATCTTAAAACAGGTCCTGCGGCAATTGTTTCTTACGATTCTATCGAATTCGATAAAACCGGGCAGAACATGCATGCCTCTCCTGTTGTTGTGCAGATCAATGATCTGGGCAAAGGACTTGAGCGCATCACGATCTGGCCTAAGTCTGCACGTCGCGCAGGCTATACTCCTGTGTTCCCGATTCCTAAAAAATAAGCTGAGCGGGGCGGCTGCGTTACGGAGCCGCCCTCTTTAATGAATGCTCTTTCGTTAAAACTAACTTCTTATCTTTGGCGGTTTCTATGGATTTCTCATATCTCATACAGGACATCATCAGCGGAATTCTCATGGGCTCTATCTACGGCCTTATTGCGCTGGGTCTGACTCTGGTTTTCGGGGTGTTGAAGGTTATCAACTTCGCCCACGGGTCGTTTCTGATGGTGGGCATGTACGCCGCATATTGGGCCGTTTCAATTACGGGTCTTCATCCTTACGTCGCTCTTGTAATCGTTGTTCCGGTAATGTTTTTCTTCGGGTATTATCTGCAGAATTTTCTCATCAAGCCTATCTTTGTGGCTGAAAAGGACGTCAGGGAACCTACTACCGTAATTATTGTCACCACCGGAATCTGGTATATCCTTGATAACATCACCCTGCTTTTTTTCGGCCCGGCCTACAGAGCGTTAACTCCGAACCCGCTTAAGGGAAAGATGATGGAGTTCGGTGATATTTTTATTTCTATTCCGAAATTTTACGGCTTTCTGATCGCCATCGGCACCGCTTTATTGCTTTACCTCTTTTTACAGAAAACCCGCACCGGGAGAGCCATCAGAGCAACCAGTCTTGACCGTGACGCCGCCTCACTCATGGGCATCAATCAATGGAAAATTTTTAATGTCGCTTTCGGGATAGGTACAGCCGTAGCCGGAATCTCAGGAGTAGTGCTTACCACGTTTTATAATGTTTACCCTACAGTCGGTGTTCCGTTTGATGTAAAATCTTTTGTAATTGTTGTTCTTGGAGGGCTTGGATCAATTCCGGGGGCAATTATCGGCGGTATTATCATAGGGCTGATTGAATCCATCGGGCCGACATTTATGACATCTACCTGGACAGAAGCCATTGTTTACGTGTTGTTTCTGCTGGTTCTCTTTGTAAAACCATCTGGCCTGTTCGGTCAGAAATACGATTGGTAGGAACATATTATGACTGAAAAATTTATTAAAAAATGTTGTTTGGCTGCATGCGTCCTTTTCGCTTTCGGAATGCCGCTTGTGGTTCATAGCCCTACTTATCTCCATATTTCAATAATGCTACTTCTTTTTGCCTACATGACCACTTCATGGAATCTTGTTGGCGGATTTGCAGGAGTGCTGCCTCTCGGGCACGCGGTCTTCGTTGGTATAGGTGCTTATACATCCACAATACTATGGTTGCAGTATTCCATATCCCCTTGGATAGGTATGCTTGTAGGCGGAGTACTTTCTGCAATAGTCGGTTTCCTGATCGGCAAACCTACTCTCAAAATGCGCGGTGCATACTTTGCCCTTTCCACAATGGCTTTTGTGGAAGGCGTAAGAGTTGTGGTCGAGAATCTTCCATACATCGGACCTTTTAAACTTAACGGTCCCAGAGGGCTTAATATTCCGCCTATTGAAGCTGGGCATAATGACTTTTTCGCATTTCAGTTCGCAGGCAAAGAACCTTATTACTATATTATTCTAACCATGCTTGTCGGGGTTTTGGCTTTTACTTGGTATATTTCTCGCTCGAAGCTCGGTTATTATCTCATTGCTGGCGGTGAGGAACCTGAAGCCGCAGAGGCACTTGGAGTCAATGTTGCCAGATGTAAAGTCTGGGCGATGGTCATGAGTGCCTTTCTTACCTCACTTGCGGGAACCTTTATGGCGCAGCTTACTTTGTTCATTTATCCCAAGTCTGTGCTCACGCTTGATCTTTCATTCGAGCTTGCATTCATTGCGCTTATCGGAGGCCGCGGTTCGATTGCAGGACCGGTAATCGGAGCATTGCTTCTTCGTCCGGTAAGTGAATTCAGCCGCATCTATTTAAGTGACTCATTACCTGGAATGCATCTGATTCTTTATGGTGTAATTCTTATCGTAGTTATGTTGCTACAGCCTAGCGGACTGACAGATCCACTTACAAAGAAGTTTAATGCCATAGTCAAATTTATTGCCAAAAAAACAAACAAAAAAAAGGACTTCAACGATGAGTATGCTTAAATTCGAAGAAGTAACCATGAAATTTGGTGGACTGACCGCAGTAAATTCTCTGAATCTTGAAATTGAAAAAGGGCAGATACTTGGACTTATCGGGCCGAATGGAGCCGGAAAATCAACCGCCTTCAACTGTGCCTCCGGTGTTTATACTCCAAGTACAGGCAAAGTTTTTTTTGATGGTGAGGATATTACCGGATACAAGCCTTGGGACTTATGCCGCAAGGGACTGGCTCGCACATTTCAGATTGTTAAGCCGTTTGCCACTAAAACCGTTCTTTACAATACTACTGTTGCAGCGTTTGCAAATACTAACAGTCGTGATGAAGCAGAGTCTATAGCTCTTGATGTTCTTAAGAGTATGCATCTTGATCATCGTAAGGATGACATTTCCGGTTCTTTGACCATTGCTGACCGTAAGCGTCTTGAGATTGCAAAGGCTATGGCAACTAAACCTAAGCTTCTGCTTCTTGATGAAGTTATGGCTGGACTTAGACCTACCGAAGTTGATGAAATGATCGATGTGTTCAGGGAAATCCGCGAAAACGGGATCACCATCTTTGTAATTGAACACATCATGCGCGCAATTATGGCCCTATCTGATGAGCTTGTTGTAATTCATTTCGGTACCAAAATATCGGAAGGTAAGCCTGAAGAAGTCGCTCAGGATGAGAATGTAATTAAAGCGTACCTCGGGGGTGACTATGTCGCTGCTTAATATAAATAAGATAGATGTGAGCTACGGTGACGTTCAGGTCATCTATGATCTTTCTTTGCATGTTAATGAAGGCGAGGTTGTTTCTATTATCGGTGGTAACGGAGCGGGGAAGTCTACCTTGCTGCGGACCATTTCCGGATTGCTCAACCCGTCGGGCGGTGAAATTAAATTTGCATCGGATAATATTCAGGGCAGTACTCCTGAGAAGATAGTCGATGCCGGATTGATCCATATACCGGAAGGGCGTAGATTGTTTTCGCTGATGTCGGTTTACGATAACCTTATCGTCGGGGCATACAGCAAAAGAGCTAAGGATCACGTGGAAAAATCACTTGCAACCGTTTATGAAATGTTTCCGCGTCTTGAGGAACGTAAAGACCAGCTTGCTATGACTCTTTCCGGTGGTGAGCAGCAAATGGTTGCAATCGGCAGAGGGATTATGGCTTGTCCCAAGCTTATGATGCTTGATGAACCCTCACTCGGTTTGGCTCCGATATTGATCAACGAGATTTTTGCCAATGTTCGTGCTATTGCTGATAAGGGAACAACTGTACTGCTGGTTGAGCAGGATGTTCAGCATTCACTTTCTCTTTCTGACAGAGGCTATGTTCTGGAGCATGGACGGGTATCGATGGAAGGAAGTGCCAAGGATCTTCTTAATAATCCTCACATCAAGACCGCCTATTTGGGAATTTAACCTTAATAGTAATTTAATTTATATAGATTTAAATACAAGGAGCCTTTTTATGAGTATTCAGAGTCTTAATCCGGCTACCGAAGAAATAGTCGCCTCTTTTGATCCATTGTCAGAAAGCGATTTGCAGGACGTTCTTGATTCCACCGCGGAGTCTTGGACCGCGTGGAAATTAAAAAGTTACAGCGAACGGGCCGGACTCCTGAAAAAAGCCGCAGAACAGTTACGTATTCAGAGTAAAAAGCTTGCTGAAATTATGGCCGTAGAAATGGGCAAGCCTGTACGTATGGGCGAAGGTGAAGCTCTAAAATGCGCCGCGGTATGCGAATATTACGCAGATGAAGGCGAGGGGATGCTTGCTCCTGTCCCTGTCGAAGGTGTGGGGCGTAAAGCATATATCACTTTCGAACCGCTTGGCACTGTGCTGACAGTTATGCCTTGGAATTTCCCGTTCTGGCAGGTGTTCCGCATAGCAGCTCCTTCGCTTATGGCTGGGAACACAGTTGTTCTCAAACATGCCTCCAACGTCCCGCAGTGTGCTTTGGCTATTGAAAAAATATTTGTGGATGCAGGATTTCCTGCAAATGTATTCAGAACGTTGCTCATAGGGGCCGGTCAGGTTGAAACTGTTCTGGATCATAAATCAGTGTTCGCCGTAAGTCTTACCGGAAGTGAACATGCCGGTCAGAAAGTGGCTTCCGCCGCTGGCGCAAGACTGAAAAAATCAGTCATGGAACTGGGCGGCAGTGATCCTTTGATTGTGCTTGCCGATGCCGATCTTGAAGAAGCTGTAAAGGTTGCAACCATGTCTAGGTGCGGTAACACAGGGCAAACCTGCATTGCTGCAAAAAGGTTTATCGTGATGGACGAGGTTTACGATGAATTCTTATCCCGACTCACGGAAAGCATGTCTAATCTGGTTGTAGGTGATCCTCTTGATCCGAAAACGGACATGGGGCCGATGTCATCCGGTCCTTTGCGCGCAGAGTTGCAGAAACAGGTTGATCGCTGTGTTAAAGTCGGCGGAAAGATTTTGATCGGCGGCAGTATCCCTGACGGAAAAGGATATTACTACCCGCCAACCATAGTTACTGATATGCCGACAAGTGCGGATGTTTGCAAAGAGGAATTGTTCGGACCTGTTGCAATGGTTTTCCGCGTGTCTTCCGTTGACGAAGCTGTCACCGTAGCAAACGATACTCCGTTCGGCCTTGGCGGTTCGGTTTGGTCTAAGGATGAGGATATGGCGGCAAAGGTCGCGTCTCGCATCAAAACCGGTTGTGTTTTCATCAACAGTCTTGTCCGCAGTGATGTGCATCTGCCGTTCGGTGGAATCGGCATTTCCGGCTATGGTCGTGAACTTGGAAGTTACGGAATCCGCGAATTCGTTAATGTAAAACCGATTTGTATCGGCTGATTATAGATAAGTTTTCTTAGGGATAAATTAGAATTGCTTGGATAGGCTTCACTGGGCG from Desulfovibrio gilichinskyi encodes:
- a CDS encoding TetR/AcrR family transcriptional regulator; the encoded protein is MKDRQTTKDRILDAAEEIMLEKSFHSVGLKQILTVAKVPKGSFYHYFESKEKFGTEMIKHYMDQACENKRQMLICKDNESDPLKRLFIYLDGSIDYIQSTAGTFPCLALKLASEVSDLSEYMRKELAQGFEDWISIFCEVLEEAVAANQLPANFNCASEAQLIHDLMSGAIQRAVINRSVEPVRNAVEHTKSSISSMMIE
- a CDS encoding putative quinol monooxygenase, with amino-acid sequence MIQNTINHEAATSPGPNRGHKTEQLEVRPGCVLSGVDNTPGRKAYYINLEAKPGKGDKVEQFLRDILAGVEQEPDTGPWFSLRFSDTTFGIFEAFPDNAGRNAHNIGPGGRNFLRVVELDEMLAYPAHVYRLDIMFGKFDTMFGKKITSKEP
- a CDS encoding TetR/AcrR family transcriptional regulator, yielding MDFVNTSFNMEVSSNSREKILAAARRVAQAHGYSGLNFRDLAKDVGIKAASIYYYFPSKEDLGAAVAKRYWEDLAAVLESLLGESSDPFLALRQYHDMFRKALENDNRICLCSFMAAEYDDLPESVKKEVQTFADVNVAWLSKVLSAAAVVSSQESEQRARAIFAALAGAQLIARSRSDISLYDDIIDSYGVAGLLPVSNHTLVR
- a CDS encoding tRNA dihydrouridine synthase, producing the protein MNKSIPPHFPKLADQLNTPITIGGKTISNRLWLAPMAGLTHSAFRQVLAHYGSCGLAFTEMCSAKAVPTENPKISPVFRWHKWELPSLVCQLAGSTPDELVIAAERVEREGFFGVDINMGCSARGMIKREAGAALLKTPEKAVAVVKAVRKAVSIPVFVKFRTGWSKEIGPAVDLAKELEAAGADCLVFHPRVSPDKRTRPPIIDHIRFIKEAVSIPVFGNGNVTTQHHCHDMLATTGCDGVSVGRMAIARPWLFAQWTAGYMPDDTIFQDYVLRLATALEQEFDPIRGLKRFRMFIPYFAANFQFGHSLLATFSTAKTMDDVRRLAKEHIRPDMDLNQSPNMNLYNL
- a CDS encoding sigma 54-interacting transcriptional regulator, yielding MIQQVMNCVSYAIVVVDTNCIVTNMNNVAMDFLKRHDRAAVIGIDSKFILPIATPFIKQGLASEDFKNGTGRIVKKGAELFFEITPLIVAGVLKGAVISLQKPSRFEELAVELSSFQEMAITLQAIFDSSSDGIWVTSGDGIVTNINKASENLNGVKAGKVLGKRIDVIVKQGFVDVSVSKEVLEKKRQVSMLQNITKTGRQLLCTGTPVFDKKGTLSMVVVNERDVTELLDLREHLKTAREITEKARKEITSLNMLELGKGAFIAESKSIRRLLGSALKLSQLEVSGILLLGESGTGKSLMAKLLHQQSPRASGPFLAINCAAVPEQLFEAELFGYEKGAFTGARETGKAGLMALADGGTFFLDEVGEMPPSVQAKLLKCIDEKEFTPLGGSTPKKINCVIIAATNKDLEEQVTKKQFRKDLFYRLNVFTLTMPPLRERVEDIFALATAFLKKYNERYGKFKTFSPKSLRTLQNYSFPGNIRELDSLIKKGVAVAEEQLLDNYLEQSLNGAEGGEVSFERGASLQEALDKVERDILIEAKKTCGTTREMAEYLNTSQPSVVRKLKKHGLNHSK
- the gabT gene encoding 4-aminobutyrate--2-oxoglutarate transaminase; the protein is MSKTEKLLERRNKAVALGVGNLGPIFADHASNSTITDVDGEEYIDFVGGIGVNNVGHCNEKVVAAITAQAEKLVHSCFHIAMYEPYVALAEKLIEMTPGNFEKKAVLLNSGAEAVENAVKIARLASGKSGIVVYEGGFHGRTLLTMSMTSKVKPYKLGFGPYAPEIYRIPYPYCYRCPYGKEYPSCDVYCAEQFKKWFIGNAAPENIAALVAEPIAGEGGFLVPPPEYFPRIKEICADNGIYFVADEIQSGGGRTGKMCAMEHWGVEADLVTMAKSIGGGMPISAVVGKKEIMDAVHPGGLGGTYGGNPVSCAAALASIESLEDGGILEKGQVLGDKLKKTFLAWQDKYSIIGEVRGLGAMIALEIVADRESKTPDAVVTKKIVADVVKKKLLLLSCGNFGNVLRVLVPLSVDEETLNKGLSILEEAIAEYS